A window of Daphnia pulicaria isolate SC F1-1A chromosome 4, SC_F0-13Bv2, whole genome shotgun sequence genomic DNA:
GAAAATTCTGCTGAAACTTCTGACATTGAAGGCTTGGCAATTCAGAAGGCCAATGCTTCTGATAGCTCTGACGAATCCGTAGAAGATTCTTTTGGTTCCTCCGTTAAGAAGAAGCCAACCCGAAATCCAATTGATAGTGATTCCGATTCTAGCGGACCACCGGTTAGAGCAAAAGCACTTGACACCGACACTAGTGAAGAGTCCGATTCTAGTGTTGAAGCAACACCGCGAGTCTATCGTGAACAAACTGGAAGGAAAGCTGCATTATCATCCACTGAAGATGAGTCTGAGGATAATATTAGGAAAGAGATGACTCCTCGTATCCGAAAGCAATTCATCGACAGTGACGTATCTACTGAAGAAGAAGTAAGGGTTCCTCGTATAAAAACTCCTCATGTCCGAGATCAAATCATCGACAGTGACGTATCTACCGAAGATGAGGTTGAAGCCATTGCCCCACGGCTCCCTTCGTCCTCTCGTATCCCTACACCACAAGCGATTCAGCGTGCTCTTCGCAATACCAGTCTTGATAGACACGAATCGGGGAATGATTCAAACATGGATCCCTTTAACGCTAATCATGTAAGTTTGCCGTGATTAAAGCTGCCTATGATTAGAcctttaatatattttttattttatttcaggaAATGTCGAGGAAATCGGCCGATAAAAGATTTTCGCCTCCTGAGCCTCTtgtagaggaagaagaagtaccGATCCAAGATCTATCCAATAGCATTCTTGAGGTATCAAGTACCGTTGTATCTTTTTCGAGCCCtgaagttgaagaaaaagaacaagatcAGAGCATAACTGAGTTATCGTCACCGGAAATTGCACGTACTCTTCCTGTTCGACTCTCGGCAGCAGAAATGACGCGGATGCGTGAAGATCTTGAGCGCCAAAAACTCCTTTTGAAATcgtcaaatttaaaatcattGCCCGATGGAGGAGAAAGGCTCCGAGAAAAAATTCGTAAGCTGACTGAACAGCTAGAAACAGCCAACAAACTCGGTGTAAATCCCCCAATGTGCCCCGTTCCAGTTTCATCAGTAGCGTCAAGTGAAGTCCAAGAAGATGAACTtcgaaaacaaatacaaatgaaaaagGTTATTtcgcaacaatttgttttcttaaaaaaaaataaagataaattttgttattggtTTTTCTAGTGGGCCATTGGTAACGCAATTAACAACGACAAGGAGCGCCTGCGAGCTGAAATCACTGAAATGGAGTGTCGTCTTATTAAGTTGTCAATTGCCAATGCAACCAAcgccggcagcagcagttaCGGCTCAAAACATTTGGATTTCCAAAATGAATCGCAATTAGCtgtaaaaccgaaaaaaacccAACTTCTTCCTGAAGCTCCCAGACTAACCGAAACGCAAAAGAAGATGTTTGCCGATAATGGGGGAAAGGAACTCTACAAGAAAACGGAAACCGGTTAGTAATATTAGTCATGTTTCCTTGTTTACAGCAACTCAAAttctccttatttttataggttacatctctgctgctgcccgtCGTGAGGCTGTTTCCATCACTATGGATTCGCTTGAAAACCTTCATCGTTCTCTCGCCAGTTGCCCAAAAGAAACCGATGTGGAGAGTACGCCCGCCTGCCTCACAGTTCCTCTCTTGGCGCACCAGGAGCGCGCACTCAAATGGCTTTTATGGCGCGAGACTCAAATTCCTGCTGGTAAGCGACGTGATTACTTGTTCATTCAGTTATTCCCTAAACttaatttattcttatttttcttttaggtgGAATATTGGCGGACGACATGGGTTTAGGCAAGACACTGACCATGATTGCATTGATCGTGAAACAAAAGGAACTAGATCCTCCACCACCTGCGTCCTCCAACATTTGGCTCTCCAAGACCGTCAAGATCAAAAGGTCATCTGGTACTCTCGTTGTTTGCCCCGCCAGTGTAGTAGGTAAGTGTTATCCAATTAACTTAGTTTATTAAACGTAGCTCCACAACAATCAAGTGGCAAGAAACATGGAAAGAGTTAATGAACCAAACGGGGAATGGGAATTTCTTTGTAACATCAGGACAGTGAGTGAAATAAGTAACAAGTTCCTCGTAGAGAATTTTTCTCGCCTGCAATGAAAGAAAAGCGAttattgaatttgtaaaattctAGACATTCGTTTAGACTTACGTTTTACGACTGTGAAAATCTTCTGGCTAGacgattctgtttgtttcttccatttgtttttttaaattgaccaAAAGACTGTCGACATCGACATCTTGGTAATCGATTCGTTTGGGTGTCGTTTGACTTGTCGGGGTTAGTTGAGATGGTGAAATCGGTACGTTTTCGTGTTTCACTTTAGCATTGTTCAAACGAAGTCGACTGAAATAACCACTGCGAAGGATCCGAGAGATGACTGCCTTTCCATCGTAGTACGTAATGTTAGTCCCTGGAactgattttctttctccctccaTCAGAAATTTGAAATGCTCGGATGCTTTTAAGTTTTCTTCGATCTAAAGATAAAACAACGTGGTTAAAGTAAACGATAGTAATAGTGTCACAGAACGAGTTTCTTTACCGGTGCATTCATGACAAATTCAAGTAGAGTTTTAGGACTTTTAGTTGAAGTGGTAAGCCGATGAAATGTCTTCAAAATTTCGATATCTTCCTGGCTTAGTTGTGGAGCCCCTTGTAATCCGTGAAGAAAGTCTCGACGAATGGGACTCTCAATACTCTTTGTGCTCAAAACATGGAGCATTTCCTAATCAAAATATCTCACATTCAATAGAGGATACACAAGTTTCAATTTAGTTGAACTTACCTGAACGTCGATGACTTGCTCCAAGTGGTTCAAAGCCTGCTGTTTTTCGTTTCGCCTTTGTTTTGCAATACCTTTAGGTCTACTAACGAGGGTTTGAGAAAGTATTTTCGAGGTTGAATTCGGAGACACAAAAGCACCTGGTGAGCTTAAcgacttttcattttcacgttGCATTTTGGCTCGTCTCGAACACGACAATAAATCGACTACCACGTGTGAATGCCGGCAACAAAACTGAATCTGCGAAGCAAGGTCACCCTCTACCTAACCTCCGGTTATGGGGGGTGGCCTAAGTAGGGTTACACACTCGGAAGGGTTGGGAAAAGGCGCGGCTTACGTTATGGCGTCCTAAATTAGTTTGCACGTGGAAAAATCGTACTTGTTATTGCTAGATGCATTACATTTTTCTCCAAAATAAATAGAATGCATTTTGATTAGATAAAAGatgaatttcaataaattctcAAACGCGTTTTTATGAGTCACAAGTTATGACTCATTTTGATTCACAGTTAAAACATTTGATTGCAGTGAAGCTTTTATTTGAACAGTGATATGCATTTGTATTCATGTATCTTTTAATTATCAGGCcagtgggaaaaagaaatccaacgTCGCTGCAAGCGAAACTCGTTGagtattgttatttttcatgGACCAGATCGTAACAAGTTAGCGTCCAAACTACATCAATATGATGTTGTCATCACGACTTATCAGGTACACTTACTCATTTGTGTAGTCTTTGTCTTATCTGTTTACGTTTTCTGtgttcttgtttatttttaaaatctcaaACATTTCTACAGATTGTTTCCCGCGAAATTGCGAATGTGAGTTTGGACAAAAAGGATGGCGATTCTAAGCCTATTGGAGATTTTGACGTCGAAATCGATGCCAAGGCCATGAGCCAGTCAGTTCTGTTGCAGATCGCATTTGACCGCATCATTTTAGATGAAGCTCATGTGATCCGTAATCCTAAAGCCGGAATATCGCAATCAGTGTGCAGACTCCGAGCTTCCCGTCGATGGGTCGTGACTGGCACGCCAGTACAGAACAAAGAGCTGGACATGTACTCCCTTCTCCGCTTTCTTCGTGTCACGCCGTTCGATCAGCTGGCGGTAAGACCCGGAATTAATTATTGTTTCTTTGTACCTAAAGTAATACCTAATCAACTACAGGTATGGAAGCGATGGGTCGATTcttcaaagaataaaaacgaacaaGCCCAAGGACGTCTTCAGCTTCTGATCAAAACTCTCCTCTTGCGTCGAACCAAAGATCAAAAGGTAGAAGGAAGCGAAAAACCGCTAGTTGCTATGCCTGCCAGGTATGAatgcttgtttgtttttgcagTTGTTGCAATATTTTACACGTTTACTTTTTAGGGAGGTACACACTCACAACGTAGAGTTATCACAAGAAGAGAACGAAGTCTATCAGAAACTCCTCGCCTTTTCACGCAAGGCACTAGAGGAATACatcaaaaatcaagaaaacaaaattaaagaagGTTACGGTTTCACCTATGATCGCCGGGTAATTTAAATGAGTCATAACAAGTGGTTAGTTTCGTGAAGCTTACgcaatcctttttttaaattctagaaTCTTCCGGAACTTCCCCAAAAGAACGTGACGAAACAGATGATGTTGGTGCTCCTCCTACGCCTCAGACAGGCTTGCTCACACCCCGCTTTGATTCAAACAATGTTGGATGCCACAGACTCGGAATCTATGGGGAGCGAAGACGCCAAAATCGAGGACAACGATCTGGATTTGATTTCTCAAATGTCCACCATGACGTTGGACAATAAACCGGGCGAgccgaagaaagaagaagcgaacTTCTTTACCCACACTAACCCAGTTTTCGATCGCGATAATATGAGCAGTAAAATGCGGTACATTACCGAGGAGGTCAGGAAAATTGTCGCTCAAAACCAAAAAGCTGTGGTGGTTTCGCAATGGACATCCATGCTGGATCTGTTTGCCCAGCATTTTCAGCGTATGCGCATTCGCTGCCATTTGATCGCAGGTAGCGTTGCTATCAAACACCGAACACAAATCGTAGAAGATTTCAATAGCAATCCAGACGGTGCACCGGtaagatttatatttttatttcttcgttgtttttatttgattaacgAAATCtagttttattaacaatttcttttgctttcaGGTTATTCTTCTATCCTTGGGTGCTGGTGGAGTCGGACTGAATCTTATTGGAGGGAACCATATTTTTATCGCAGATATGCATTGGAATCCTCAGCTTGAGGCTCAAGCCTGCGACAGGGTGTATCGCGTTGGCCAAACTAAAGATGTCCACGTACACCGAATGATAACTCAGGGAACTGTAGAAGAAAGAATCCTTCAGTTGCAGCAGGAAAAGTTGGCAATGGCTAATGGCATACTTACTGGAGCTGCGAAGTTGGCTACTAAGGGTTTAACTATTGATGATTTGAAAATGCTCTTTAATCCTGGCCCGCCTGCATATGCCCCTAAACCCATGTTAAATCAACCTGAAGTTTAAGTGAAGTGATGTTATTCCCTTCATTTCTCTATCACGTTTTATTTAGATGCGTTCTTATTTCGGTTTCTTCCCTTATATTAAATCCAGTTCGAAATTGATAGTTTTCAATAAAACACTCaagttaaaaaaggaaatgtatTTTTCATACTTTGTAATGTATTGAATTCAATTcagcaataaataaataattgatgTCCTGATTCATGTTGTGGCCAAtaacaataattttgaaaaaagtcaaTTGTACTGATAAAACTAAGACAACAAcatgttttacaattttaaaaattaagcataaataataattaaaatgcaATATTAAATATTGGAAGCATTCAACCACACCAATTTCTTGGGGATTTGGTCAAAATAATGGTAAACGTCAAAATAgaaattcgaaaattttttgttttggtatcGTCAATCTGAATCGATtattaagatatcgattaaCATTAATTTAGTTTAATGACAATCAATGAAAACGAATGACAATCTATTTCGAATTAGTAAAAAGTagtatcaagaaaaaaataatgcttTGAAACTGTTGATTTGTATTTtatgagaaagaaagagattaaAGGGAATATAATCAATGTTGAATCGCAGCCGTTGCCGAGACGATGTGACGTCACAACGCTCTAAGCCTGCCCCTGGTGGCGAAAGTCTTCGTTATGAAAAGAAGCGGCCATTTTCCTATCTAGGAAAAAGTGGCAGAAAGGGGGTGGCCACTGATACATGTTAAACCCGCTCTGTTAAGTGTAAGCAAGCCGAAGAAGTTACGTTTGAGTTTTCGTGGCCCCACCGACACATCAATTTGTCTGTTGATACTTTTGTATTGCACGAATTTGTAAAGTATTCACCATGGAAGAGAAAGCAGTGGTTAAAGAACTTGACCAGTGGATTGAGCAGCTTAACGAATGCAAGCAGTTGGCCGAGAACCAAGTCAAAACCCTATGTGAAAAGGTTCGTACATTCAACGTTTTATTTGCATCAATGgaatgttttaaatatttatggtTTGTTCTATATTTGACaggcaaaagaaattttggcCAAAGAATCAAATGTCCAGCCAGTCAGATGCCCTGTCACCGTGTGTGGTGATGTCCACGGACAGTTTCATGACCTGATGGAGCTCTTCCGAATTGGAGGAAAATCTCCAGATACCAACTACTTATTCATGGGAGACTATGTTGACAGAGGTTACTATTCCGTTGAGACAGTCACATTACTTGTTGCCCTCAAGGTGAGTTGCTTATTCCACAGACATGACTCAACTAATTATCTAGAAGTAGGATATTAAGTATTTCAAGGTAAtacttggaattttttttttgcaagtcATGTAATCAATAAGATTCAAATTTGATATGACTAGGTTTGTTGACTATTTGGATGATGCAATTGAAAGTTGCTCCTTATGGTGGGCTTGCCCAATGCTTTGTGGAGGCTTTTATCTAATTACGCAGCTGATagcttttgaaatatttattgatttttcaattgagAATTAGATTAACTTTTTCCACTGTACATTTGTATGACTGTTACTAAGGTTGCTTTTCCATTACATTCAATTTAGGTTCGCTACCGTGAACGAATTACCATTTTGAGAGGAAATCACGAGTCTCGTCAGATCACACAAGTCTACGGATTTTACGACGAGTGCCTAAGGAAATACGGCAATGCTAACGTTTGGAAGTACTTCACCGATCTTTTTGACTATCTTCCTCTGACAGCACTTGTCGACAGTCAGATTTTCTGTCTTCACGGAGGACTTTCCCCTTCTATCGACACTTTAGATCACATTCGATCTCTCGATCGTCTCCAAGAAGTTCCTCACGAGGTTAGTTCGCTGTCTGAAAACACTTTGACATCACAGTTTAGTCAACCTATACGTCTCGTTTGCTAAAATAGGGCCCCATGTGCGACCTGTTATGGTCCGATCCAGATGACCGAGGTGGCTGGGGGATTTCCCCCCGTGGAGCTGGCTACACCTTCGGCCAAGACATTTCCGAAACTTTCAATCACTCCAACAACCTGACTCTGGTCTCTAGGGCTCATCAACTTGTCATGGAAGGATATAACTGGTAATGTTTTGTCTTACAGAAGACATATCTGTTGGTACTGGGGCTGAACGTTTGATTGCTTCATTAGGTGTCACGATCGCAATGTGGTAACGATATTCTCTGCGCCCAACTATTGTTACCGGTGCGGCAACCAAGCGGCCATTATGGAACTGGATGATTCATTGAAATACTCCTTGTAAGTTTTTAAACagccattttaaatttacatctagaagacatttattgattttctttctcgtttGTGAAATTACAGCTTGCAGTTCGATCCAGCTCCAAGAAGAGGAGAACCTCACGTAACCAGGCGCACGCCGGATTACTTCCTttaagagcaaaaaaaaaaaatatcgcgGAACACCGAtgaatttttctcctttcttccTTCAATTTactatcattattattattttttttcttctctttttctttcatgctCGGTTCATTTCTCTTGTTCCTCGCTCGGAGTATAGATTTTACTAAGTCGAGGTTTAAGAGTACCCTGCACATCCCCACTAAAACGTCCTCTTTATGCGCCTCTTCTTGAATGGAAAGCAAAAAGATCAACATCCATACCCTCCCCCTCCACCCcttaaaaacacacacacactattcCCTTAcagtctcttctttttttttaaatttggagtTCGTGATTTGTTCTTTACAAATATTAAAGAAACATGGaatcttctctttttgtgtCGGAAAAAAACCTCCTTATGTCCCCTCCCTCACACCCCGCCCTCCCTATTTTCTCGCCCGTGTCGTAAATGCGTGAGAGAGTAACGTGCAATTGGTATATTCTAGTATcacttccctttttcttttgtccccTTTCCTACCTGCCCGTTGATACCCTCGAACCATCTTTTACgatttatttaagaaaaaagagttgaaagaGTGAGGGAGAAGTAGGtggaagaaaaggagagagagagcgcgtGTCAGAGCCAAGAGCAACTGTATACCGACAGACGAGCCGCCcaaacaaccaacaaaaagATTAGACCACGAGCATCAGATTTCCATTGTACTAACGCTTTTTTTTTGATGACTTGTCTCGAAAACATCAGATGGGGACATGCTGATGTCGCTGTTCCCCTCTTTCCCCCCTTGTGTCCTGTACTAATAACTATCTAGATGGTGACCTTTGAACCTTCCCTTCCTCCTCCCTCCTCGAAAATAAGACCACGCGATCCAGTTCACActtaagggaaaaaaataaccaaccAACAATGAAGTAAATccaacaacaagagaaaacaaaaaaacgaacgagcGAGCCGAAGAAGAGTGGTTTTTAAATGTCGTGTCCCGTCACTGTCATTTGtagccaacaaaaaaaaatgctggaAGTTCACCTCGATCAATACAAATCGTAATCATTCACCAATTCTTTCAGTTGGATGTCGTGCACTCTCATTCCGAACGGATGGCTGACTTTGCTTGCGATGACTACGAGTTTTCTTAGTCTTTTGCAGCGATTGATGTACAAAGTCGCCACAGGGCAAAGTCTCTTTAATGTTTAAGCAAAATGTACTCTAATCACGTAGGTTAAGCAAGAAACCTGACACCGGTTGGAGCTTCTGGAACAGAAAAAACTGCGTAGCTAATGTCGTTTGCTGCAATGTCGCAACTTTTCGATGTCTTCATCAACCAACTTCGAGTTTAGTTTAAACGTTAGTCTTGATCGAGCACCCATCCGGGTGAGAAGATTGAACTtgctgatttcttttttatccagCAAGTAACGGTAAAACAAagcttccattttttaaacaaattttgaatttagatCTTTATCCGTACGTTATGAATTGTTATTGGAATTGCATGTGATGTAatgtcttttttaatttttttagatcgGGTGAAAATGGCGGTTTGGGGCATTTTGCTCACGGCTGCCACCCTTTTGGGGCCCATGGTAAGCGGAGACAAGATCAAAGTGAGCCAGCATTGCGTCACGTCCAACTCTTCCATTGACAGCGTTTATGCTTATGCAGAGAAGGGGCTCAACAGCTCAAGGACATTACGCCTTTCGAAATTCAGCGGGAAGGTGACATCCATTTCTGATTATTATTCTCGAGGTTACCAGTTTCTAACAGTCTGGCAAACCGCCAAGGGTGCGCATTCCGTATCCTCTGACacctgttttattttgttttctgtttttcctttttgaaacaaaaggTGATGCTCCTTGTTAACGTGGCAACCTACTGAGGGTTCACCTATCAGTACCACGAATTGAATGCACTACAAGAGGAGTTTGCCAATGATTTGGTTGTTTTAGCTTTTCCTTGTAATCAATTTGGACAGGTATtactatttttagaaaatgccACTAACCTCTCCTGGGTGATGTAAAAACcgatttattgaacttttcaCAGCAAGAACCCGGAGGTACTGATGAggagattttgaacgggatTCGTTACGTCCGGCCGGGAAACGATTTCCAGACGAACATAACGCTTTTCCGCAagattgatgtcaacggcgcTAACGAACATCCCTTATATTCTTATCTGAAAGTAAGTGATGCTTTTTTGTTATCATCACGACGTGTGACGTCGTAATACTGGATGGCGCGGATCTTGattatcttttcccgttttttaataACAGAAAAGTTGCCCGACGACTCGTGATTTTTTCGCACCAGCCACGAGACTGGATTACAGTCCAATGCGCAACAACGACGTCCGCTGGAATTTCGAAAAGTTTCTAATCAGCCGCAAGGGCAAACCTGTGAAACGTTACGATGCCAGTTCTCGGGTCTCGGATATGCGCGATGACATTGAATCCCTTCTTTTCCCCTCTCTCGTGTAGATGTTGTTGTTTatgaatcttattttttttccgcttGAGGGAACTTTTAACTTGCTTGTAAATGTTTTAGAAGCAGCCGTGTTGTTGTGAGGGGGAAAAACGAGATTGGCGCGCGTGACGTAATGACACTCCAGGTCTCAACCGCCCGAAATATGGCGGCGATTTGGAGAAGAGGTTTTGAAATTCGGTTCGACTTGAATTAAGGATGTGACGGACGAGAGATCATTTACCATCTCGCTCTCGTTTTCGTGCTCCCTTGTGCATTCGGGGGCCGTCAGATCCGGTTTCAGTCGCCGGTTTTGTCCGCTCGAGTCCGTTTCGTACTTTCCCTCACGACGGCTGTGGATGAATACATGGAAGTTTAAGCTACAAATGAAGCACAacagttttcctttttaaatgaTGCATTTGAACTCGAATGGGGCGGTGCCAGTTGACAGGATATTGCCCCGTCCTTATTAGTCTAATCGTTggggtttttttcccaaaagaaaCGCAATAACGCCCCTCTAAAAGTTAATTGACTCTTCCTGTATGGCGACTATTTCAACCACAGCGAATCTCGGTAGCTGCACAAGTCGTTCTCTGACTCGCAGTTCGTGGCTATGGTGGCCGCCACTGCTCAGATGGtattcgaatttttaaaatttagttttgtaTTGAATTTGTCATTAATCGGAGCATCTTGTATTTCCCTGTTTTAGATGAGCGCCATTAGCGTCGTGTTGCTGACGCTGATGCTGTGGGGTCGTCAAACTTTCGCTGAAGATGATGTCGTTATTGAACTTCCTAAAAGTCAACCATGTCATTGTAACGACACCATTTTTCGATTTTCCGAGAAACTTCTGACTAAAGATACTGACATTCGATTGTCAAGTTTCAGGAACAGGAATGGCAAACAAAAGGTAACTCATTTCTttcattggatttttttttttttcacttcaattaaattttgggGACAATTCAGGTATTGCTGGTCGTCAACGTGGCGACTTACTGAGGGTTTACCGAACAGTACATCGAACTGAATGCACTACAAGAGGAGCTGGCCGATAATTTGGCCATTTTAGCTTTCCCTTGTAACCAGTTCGGCAAGGTAAATCCGCTCCGTTTCCCTATCGATTCAACAATCAAAATGTCCAACAACTTTCTTATTTAAATGACTGCAGCAAGAACCAGGTGGGTCAGATTTGGAAGTGTTGAACGGAATCCGTTACGTTCGACCGGGTAACAATTTTCAACCCCAAATGAAACTATTCAGAAagattgatgtcaacggcgaTAATGAacatcctttattttcttatctgAAGGTGAATAGTGtcaagttattattttgtatAGCTATTAATGTTACTAATTGTGTTAAAAATTTACAGAGTTGCTGTCCGCCTACTCGAGATTATTTCCAAGAAGCCACCAAATTGTATTACACCAAAATTCGCGTCAACGATATCCGCTGGAACTTTGAGAAATTCCTTGTTAATCGCCAAGGGGTGCCCGTAATGCGCTATGACGCAAGTGCTAATGTTACGTACATGCGCCAGAACATTGACCAACTCGTTAATTCCTAAAActtcttctccctttttttttttaaattttaatttgacattttcttttttcttgttacgTTTTTCTGTACATAATATTTCCTCTCTTGTTTCTCTGCATTTCAAATGAGCGCTTCGAAGGTTTGTACGTAATTGACATATGATCCTCTAGATCTCAACTGTCTGAAACATGGCGGCGGTCTAAGGGGAGAGGCGAAGCTCGGATGGCTGGATACGAGCCCGAAACCTTGAgtgaatttctgtttttttttgtttttttgtcactAAAGGAGCTCTTTTGTGCATAAGGGCAAGTCGGGTCAAGTTTCCGGACCACAGTGAGTCTGTCATCGACTGCAAACCCTGCGAATTATCTCTATTTGTCGCTGCTGCTCTCTATTTGATTCACTAATCCAATAAACGTACGATTACTGTCAAAGACCGAATGAGGTAAATAACGTCTCGGCTCCATttcaaaacaagaaatcaaattaCGTATTGGGTATTGCCTGTTGTAAGCTTGTAACACAAAAAGTAAAGAAGAGTAACTTGATCCATCTAAGTAACGCGAAACAACATCGAAACTTAACATTCGAGTGTCTTGAAGGACATGTCCTTTTCGAACCAAaatcttaatttatttttagtatAGAATTTTGAACATGGATTGATTAAATTTAGCGCATACAAAAAATCcgcaagtttttttgtttttgtttttttacagatGGAGAACATGGGGGATGACAAAATTCATCGTTGGGCTTGGGATCAACGTTTAGCTTTATCATGGGCATGGAGAGATTAATTAatgatttattcatttattgttaatttgttATGCTCGTTGATGACTTGATGCTGATgtttaataaatcaaaattgcttgaggtcaatttcaaattttacactggcaaaagaaagaaagaaataaagaaagttgGATCTGGTTGGGTATTTTGCTGTTTCCAGATTTTCCACTTTCCATCTTATTTAAATGATGAACTGGCATCGCCGCTTCCCGATTATCAAGGAAGTTCGTC
This region includes:
- the LOC124336360 gene encoding serine/threonine-protein phosphatase 2A catalytic subunit alpha isoform; the protein is MEEKAVVKELDQWIEQLNECKQLAENQVKTLCEKAKEILAKESNVQPVRCPVTVCGDVHGQFHDLMELFRIGGKSPDTNYLFMGDYVDRGYYSVETVTLLVALKVRYRERITILRGNHESRQITQVYGFYDECLRKYGNANVWKYFTDLFDYLPLTALVDSQIFCLHGGLSPSIDTLDHIRSLDRLQEVPHEGPMCDLLWSDPDDRGGWGISPRGAGYTFGQDISETFNHSNNLTLVSRAHQLVMEGYNWCHDRNVVTIFSAPNYCYRCGNQAAIMELDDSLKYSFLQFDPAPRRGEPHVTRRTPDYFL
- the LOC124336454 gene encoding uncharacterized protein LOC124336454; the encoded protein is MQRENEKSLSSPGAFVSPNSTSKILSQTLVSRPKGIAKQRRNEKQQALNHLEQVIDVQEMLHVLSTKSIESPIRRDFLHGLQGAPQLSQEDIEILKTFHRLTTSTKSPKTLLEFVMNAPIEENLKASEHFKFLMEGERKSVPGTNITYYDGKAVISRILRSGYFSRLRLNNAKVKHENVPISPSQLTPTSQTTPKRIDYQDVDVDSLLVNLKKQMEETNRIV
- the LOC124336034 gene encoding transcription termination factor 2-like, with the protein product MSKFPLNDESDLVPSTPEDVSDNEVYETPAAYSFNKYSKSNVKASAVSRTEKIEESVQGEDSDSYSVEGEEEEESQHLSRPGSSDDEEPEDEVDKSRSSNLVVSPFGTKKGSKQKAHRFIESSEDESDDESDEDLSYHVRGKRLGSSEKYSTSQIGELDESYQVIQAGRRQAKLVIQSSGENSAETSDIEGLAIQKANASDSSDESVEDSFGSSVKKKPTRNPIDSDSDSSGPPVRAKALDTDTSEESDSSVEATPRVYREQTGRKAALSSTEDESEDNIRKEMTPRIRKQFIDSDVSTEEEVRVPRIKTPHVRDQIIDSDVSTEDEVEAIAPRLPSSSRIPTPQAIQRALRNTSLDRHESGNDSNMDPFNANHEMSRKSADKRFSPPEPLVEEEEVPIQDLSNSILEVSSTVVSFSSPEVEEKEQDQSITELSSPEIARTLPVRLSAAEMTRMREDLERQKLLLKSSNLKSLPDGGERLREKIRKLTEQLETANKLGVNPPMCPVPVSSVASSEVQEDELRKQIQMKKWAIGNAINNDKERLRAEITEMECRLIKLSIANATNAGSSSYGSKHLDFQNESQLAVKPKKTQLLPEAPRLTETQKKMFADNGGKELYKKTETGYISAAARREAVSITMDSLENLHRSLASCPKETDVESTPACLTVPLLAHQERALKWLLWRETQIPAGGILADDMGLGKTLTMIALIVKQKELDPPPPASSNIWLSKTVKIKRSSGTLVVCPASVVGQWEKEIQRRCKRNSLSIVIFHGPDRNKLASKLHQYDVVITTYQIVSREIANVSLDKKDGDSKPIGDFDVEIDAKAMSQSVLLQIAFDRIILDEAHVIRNPKAGISQSVCRLRASRRWVVTGTPVQNKELDMYSLLRFLRVTPFDQLAVWKRWVDSSKNKNEQAQGRLQLLIKTLLLRRTKDQKVEGSEKPLVAMPAREVHTHNVELSQEENEVYQKLLAFSRKALEEYIKNQENKIKEGYGFTYDRRNLPELPQKNVTKQMMLVLLLRLRQACSHPALIQTMLDATDSESMGSEDAKIEDNDLDLISQMSTMTLDNKPGEPKKEEANFFTHTNPVFDRDNMSSKMRYITEEVRKIVAQNQKAVVVSQWTSMLDLFAQHFQRMRIRCHLIAGSVAIKHRTQIVEDFNSNPDGAPVILLSLGAGGVGLNLIGGNHIFIADMHWNPQLEAQACDRVYRVGQTKDVHVHRMITQGTVEERILQLQQEKLAMANGILTGAAKLATKGLTIDDLKMLFNPGPPAYAPKPMLNQPEV
- the LOC124336437 gene encoding glutathione peroxidase-like: MVAATAQMMSAISVVLLTLMLWGRQTFAEDDVVIELPKSQPCHCNDTIFRFSEKLLTKDTDIRLSSFRNRNGKQKVLLVVNVATYUGFTEQYIELNALQEELADNLAILAFPCNQFGKQEPGGSDLEVLNGIRYVRPGNNFQPQMKLFRKIDVNGDNEHPLFSYLKSCCPPTRDYFQEATKLYYTKIRVNDIRWNFEKFLVNRQGVPVMRYDASANVTYMRQNIDQLVNS
- the LOC124336457 gene encoding glutathione peroxidase-like; this encodes MAVWGILLTAATLLGPMVSGDKIKVSQHCVTSNSSIDSVYAYAEKGLNSSRTLRLSKFSGKVMLLVNVATYUGFTYQYHELNALQEEFANDLVVLAFPCNQFGQQEPGGTDEEILNGIRYVRPGNDFQTNITLFRKIDVNGANEHPLYSYLKKSCPTTRDFFAPATRLDYSPMRNNDVRWNFEKFLISRKGKPVKRYDASSRVSDMRDDIESLLFPSLV